A single genomic interval of Oceanithermus profundus DSM 14977 harbors:
- a CDS encoding universal stress protein — protein MSGVLAAVDLGSGSEAVLASAEVLARALGRPLVAMHVVADGYLRSAPRRFAEVWEPELEPLFEQASAALGRLARKKLERLAPEGAELKLPHGNPTQEVAAEARQQALAVLASEGSTPLERVARGGVSRYLMHRGEVPVLSVRPDRPLQRLGRLGVAVDDSSASLAALRVASRLAEAAGGELVAFHLVSVGPQSCCVPQYLPPEALEAADLDRRAEAALREALGYEGPLVVARGEEIEGLLELSHEHGVDLLALGSKAKSSHWTRLGRSVVGLLYKADLPLLVVPEAAHL, from the coding sequence ATGAGCGGAGTTCTCGCAGCCGTGGACCTGGGCTCGGGTTCGGAAGCGGTGCTCGCGAGCGCGGAGGTGCTGGCGCGGGCGCTGGGGCGTCCGCTCGTGGCCATGCACGTGGTGGCCGACGGCTACCTGCGCTCGGCGCCGCGGCGTTTCGCAGAGGTGTGGGAGCCGGAGCTGGAACCGCTCTTCGAGCAGGCCAGCGCGGCCCTGGGTCGGCTGGCGCGGAAGAAGCTCGAGCGCCTCGCCCCCGAAGGGGCCGAGCTGAAGCTGCCGCACGGCAACCCCACCCAGGAGGTGGCCGCGGAGGCGCGCCAGCAGGCGCTGGCGGTGCTGGCCTCCGAGGGGAGCACACCCCTCGAGCGGGTGGCCCGCGGCGGCGTCTCGCGTTACCTGATGCACCGGGGCGAGGTGCCCGTGCTCTCGGTGCGGCCCGACCGGCCGCTCCAGCGTTTGGGCCGGTTGGGCGTGGCCGTCGACGATTCCAGCGCCTCGCTGGCGGCGCTCCGGGTCGCGTCGCGGCTGGCCGAGGCGGCGGGGGGCGAGCTCGTGGCCTTTCACCTCGTCAGCGTGGGGCCGCAGAGCTGCTGCGTGCCCCAGTACCTGCCGCCCGAGGCGCTGGAGGCCGCCGACCTCGACCGCCGGGCCGAGGCGGCGCTGCGCGAGGCGCTGGGCTACGAGGGGCCGCTCGTCGTCGCCCGCGGCGAGGAGATCGAGGGGCTGCTCGAGCTCTCGCACGAACACGGCGTGGACCTGCTGGCGCTCGGTTCCAAGGCCAAGAGCAGCCACTGGACGCGATTGGGCCGCAGCGTCGTCGGCCTGCTCTACAAGGCCGACCTGCCGCTCCTCGTCGTTCCCGAGGCCGCGCACCTCTAG
- the folP gene encoding dihydropteroate synthase yields the protein MGVLNVTPDSFSDGGRYLDVESALARARTLKAQGADLIDLGGESTRPGAAPVSASEEKRRLLPVLEAVLELGLPVSIDTRKPEVAAEALALGAHLLNDVGGLRDGRMVRLAAEHQTPVVIMHSPVNDPQTMMQHARYADVVREVAGFLRHQAEGALAAGVPAVVLDPGFGFGKRLEHNLELLRRLDELAALGHPLLVGLSRKRTIGELTGVEAPEHRVCGSVAAHLTAARRGARILRVHDVAAHAEALAVWNAVEG from the coding sequence ATGGGGGTCCTCAACGTCACCCCGGACTCCTTCTCCGACGGCGGGCGCTACCTCGACGTGGAATCCGCGCTCGCCCGGGCCCGGACCCTGAAGGCCCAGGGGGCCGACCTGATCGACCTCGGCGGCGAGTCCACCCGTCCCGGCGCGGCGCCGGTGAGCGCGAGCGAGGAGAAACGGCGGCTGCTGCCGGTGCTCGAGGCGGTCCTCGAGCTGGGCCTGCCCGTCAGCATCGACACCCGCAAGCCCGAAGTGGCCGCTGAGGCGCTGGCGCTGGGGGCGCACCTGCTCAACGACGTGGGGGGGCTGCGCGACGGGCGCATGGTGCGGCTGGCCGCCGAGCACCAGACGCCGGTGGTGATCATGCACAGCCCCGTGAACGACCCCCAGACGATGATGCAGCACGCCCGCTACGCCGACGTGGTGCGCGAGGTCGCGGGCTTCCTGCGGCACCAGGCCGAAGGGGCGCTGGCCGCCGGGGTACCCGCGGTCGTGCTCGACCCCGGCTTCGGCTTCGGGAAGCGGCTCGAGCACAACCTCGAGCTGCTGCGGCGGCTCGACGAGCTCGCCGCCCTGGGGCACCCGCTGCTCGTGGGGCTGAGCCGCAAACGCACGATCGGCGAGTTGACCGGGGTGGAAGCGCCGGAGCACCGCGTCTGCGGCAGCGTGGCGGCCCACCTGACCGCGGCGCGGCGGGGGGCCCGGATCCTGCGGGTGCACGACGTGGCCGCGCACGCCGAGGCGCTGGCGGTCTGGAACGCGGTGGAGGGCTAG
- the folB gene encoding dihydroneopterin aldolase — protein MGKIALTGLEFYGRHGVKPEEGALGARFIVDVELEIAYEGRGDRLAATVDYAEVHRLVAEVVTGERFYLIEALADALAERLLRAFPKVEALVVRVHKPHAPLPGVFRDVYAEVTKKRPAGE, from the coding sequence ATGGGCAAGATCGCGCTCACGGGGCTCGAGTTCTACGGACGGCACGGCGTCAAACCCGAGGAGGGGGCGCTCGGCGCTCGCTTCATCGTCGACGTCGAGCTGGAGATCGCCTACGAGGGCCGGGGCGACCGGCTGGCGGCCACCGTGGACTACGCCGAGGTCCACCGGCTGGTGGCCGAGGTGGTCACGGGCGAGCGGTTCTACCTGATCGAGGCGCTCGCCGACGCGCTGGCCGAGCGCCTGCTGCGCGCCTTCCCCAAGGTGGAGGCGCTGGTCGTGCGGGTGCACAAGCCCCACGCGCCGCTGCCGGGGGTCTTCCGCGACGTCTACGCCGAGGTGACGAAGAAACGTCCTGCGGGCGAATGA
- a CDS encoding plasma-membrane proton-efflux P-type ATPase, with amino-acid sequence MPDTKNAAPFRVDELKGLDPEELAGRLATSLEKGLTESEAQARLERYGPNEVPEREESVWIRLLKRFWGPIPWMIEVAALLSALVGKWEDFTIILVLLFVNAGVDFWQESKAISALKVLQQRLARKARVLRDGRWQEVDVRDLVPGDVLRLRMGDLIPADAVLVDETYLQVDQSALTGESLPASKKAGDPLYSGSVVKQGEARAVVVATGTHTYFGRTVALVAKAEREERSHFQRAVIQIGDALIVMTIALVVIILIVGLFRQENLLELLRFALVLTVASIPVALPAVLTVTMAVGALELAKRQTIVRKLAAIEELAGVDVLTADKTGTLTQNRMTIERIRPHPPFQAADVIFYALLASREENHDPIEEPIFNEAKKLSLDRRLGACQVTDFVPFDPVRKRTEATVRCDGKELWVTKGAPQVILQLCEESLDDADAVNQELERLAENGFRVLGVAVREGNGKTRFVGLIPLYDPPRPDSAEVVAQARKLGLDVKMITGDHVAIARYIARVLGIGERILDVRELREAGMKEWQVLAEVLTRDLFEAFKPDADEAEVRRFTHRVVEDLTQIFEREHLGTVHRHESEIVELVEGADGFAQVYPEDKYFIVDKLQKAGHYVAMTGDGVNDAPALKKADCGIAVQGATDAARAAADLVLLAPGLRVMVEAVELARQIFERMKSYSIYRIAETVRVVLLMWATITFFNFYPVTALMIIILALLNDLPILTIAYDNAKVARNPVRWNMHEVLSVSGWMGVAGLLSSFLLFYLTVVVWQLPHDLIQTIFFVKLIVAGHGTLYNTRTYDRWFWTKPYPSAILFWATMSTAVLGTLIGVYGWFFGHVMTPMGWSWAAFLWVYAFVWFLFNDFVKVSVYRYLERRGIVEPS; translated from the coding sequence ATGCCGGACACCAAGAACGCCGCTCCTTTTCGCGTGGACGAGCTGAAGGGCCTTGACCCCGAGGAGCTGGCGGGTCGGCTGGCGACCTCGCTGGAAAAGGGCCTGACGGAGAGCGAGGCGCAGGCGCGGCTCGAGCGGTACGGCCCCAACGAGGTTCCGGAACGGGAAGAGAGCGTCTGGATACGGCTGCTGAAGCGGTTTTGGGGGCCCATCCCCTGGATGATCGAAGTGGCCGCGCTGCTCTCGGCGCTCGTGGGCAAGTGGGAGGACTTCACGATCATCCTCGTCCTTCTTTTCGTCAACGCCGGGGTGGACTTCTGGCAGGAGTCGAAGGCGATCTCCGCCCTCAAGGTGCTGCAGCAGCGGCTGGCGCGCAAAGCGCGGGTGCTGCGCGACGGCCGCTGGCAGGAAGTCGACGTGCGCGACCTCGTCCCCGGCGACGTGCTGCGGCTGCGGATGGGCGACCTGATCCCCGCCGACGCCGTGCTCGTCGACGAGACCTACCTGCAGGTGGACCAGTCGGCGCTCACCGGGGAGTCGCTGCCGGCCAGCAAGAAGGCCGGCGACCCCCTCTACTCCGGCAGCGTCGTCAAGCAAGGGGAAGCGCGGGCCGTCGTGGTGGCCACCGGCACCCACACCTACTTCGGGCGCACCGTGGCGCTCGTCGCCAAGGCGGAGCGCGAGGAGCGCAGCCACTTCCAGCGCGCGGTCATCCAGATCGGCGACGCGCTGATCGTGATGACGATCGCGCTGGTGGTGATCATCCTGATCGTGGGGCTGTTCCGGCAGGAAAACCTGCTCGAGCTGCTGCGCTTCGCCCTGGTGCTCACCGTGGCCTCGATCCCGGTGGCGCTGCCCGCGGTGCTGACCGTGACCATGGCCGTCGGCGCCCTCGAGCTGGCGAAGCGGCAGACGATCGTGCGCAAGCTCGCCGCCATCGAGGAGCTGGCCGGGGTGGACGTCCTCACCGCGGACAAGACCGGAACGCTCACGCAGAACCGCATGACGATCGAGCGCATCCGGCCCCACCCCCCCTTCCAGGCGGCCGACGTGATCTTCTACGCGCTGCTGGCCTCACGCGAGGAAAACCACGACCCCATCGAGGAACCCATCTTCAACGAGGCCAAGAAGCTCAGCCTCGACCGCCGCCTGGGCGCCTGCCAGGTCACCGACTTCGTCCCCTTCGACCCGGTGCGCAAGCGCACCGAAGCCACGGTGCGCTGCGACGGAAAGGAGCTGTGGGTGACCAAGGGGGCGCCCCAGGTCATCCTGCAGCTCTGCGAGGAAAGCCTCGACGACGCCGACGCGGTCAACCAGGAGCTGGAGCGCCTCGCCGAAAACGGCTTCCGGGTGCTGGGCGTGGCCGTGCGCGAGGGGAACGGGAAGACGCGCTTCGTGGGCCTCATCCCCCTCTACGACCCCCCGCGCCCCGACTCCGCCGAGGTCGTGGCCCAGGCGCGCAAGCTGGGCCTCGACGTCAAGATGATCACCGGCGACCACGTCGCCATCGCCCGCTACATCGCCCGGGTGCTGGGCATTGGCGAGCGGATCCTGGACGTGCGCGAGCTGCGCGAGGCGGGGATGAAGGAGTGGCAGGTCCTCGCCGAGGTGCTCACCCGCGACCTCTTCGAGGCCTTCAAACCGGACGCCGACGAGGCCGAAGTGCGGCGCTTCACCCACCGGGTCGTCGAGGACCTGACCCAGATCTTCGAGCGCGAACACCTGGGCACGGTGCACCGCCACGAATCCGAGATCGTGGAGCTCGTCGAGGGCGCCGACGGCTTCGCCCAGGTCTACCCGGAGGACAAGTACTTCATCGTCGACAAGCTGCAAAAGGCGGGCCACTACGTGGCCATGACCGGCGACGGCGTCAACGACGCGCCCGCGCTCAAGAAGGCCGACTGCGGGATCGCCGTTCAGGGCGCCACCGACGCCGCCCGCGCCGCGGCCGACCTGGTGCTGCTGGCGCCGGGGCTGCGGGTCATGGTGGAGGCGGTGGAGTTGGCGCGCCAGATCTTCGAGCGCATGAAGAGCTACTCCATCTACCGCATCGCCGAGACCGTGCGGGTGGTGCTGTTGATGTGGGCCACGATCACCTTCTTCAACTTCTACCCCGTCACCGCGCTGATGATCATCATCCTGGCGCTGCTCAACGACCTGCCCATCCTGACGATCGCCTACGACAACGCCAAGGTGGCCCGGAACCCGGTTCGCTGGAACATGCACGAGGTGCTCTCGGTCTCCGGCTGGATGGGGGTGGCGGGCCTGCTCTCCTCCTTCCTGCTCTTCTACCTCACGGTGGTGGTCTGGCAGCTGCCGCACGACCTGATCCAGACGATCTTCTTCGTCAAGCTGATCGTCGCCGGTCACGGCACCCTCTACAACACCCGCACCTACGACCGCTGGTTCTGGACGAAACCCTACCCCTCGGCCATCCTCTTCTGGGCCACGATGTCCACGGCGGTGCTGGGGACCCTGATCGGCGTCTACGGCTGGTTCTTCGGCCACGTCATGACCCCGATGGGCTGGAGCTGGGCGGCCTTCCTCTGGGTCTACGCCTTCGTCTGGTTCCTCTTCAACGACTTCGTCAAGGTCTCGGTCTACCGTTACCTCGAACGCCGCGGCATCGTCGAACCCAGCTAG
- the folK gene encoding 2-amino-4-hydroxy-6-hydroxymethyldihydropteridine diphosphokinase: MTGTRALVALGSNLGDRAGHLLGAVAALARRPGVRLAGLSRVYETEPVGPGEQGPYLNAVLAVETKLEPLELLEALLAIERAHGRVRRERWGPRTLDLDLLDLGGRVLELPGLSLPHPHLHERAFVLVPLADVAPDWRHPLLDRTAAELLSGMDAGGVRPWRPA, encoded by the coding sequence GTGACGGGCACGCGCGCCCTCGTGGCGCTGGGATCCAACCTGGGCGACCGCGCCGGGCACCTGCTCGGCGCGGTCGCCGCGCTCGCGCGCCGGCCGGGGGTGCGGCTCGCGGGGCTCTCGCGCGTCTACGAAACCGAGCCCGTGGGGCCCGGGGAACAGGGGCCCTACCTCAACGCGGTGCTGGCCGTGGAAACCAAGCTCGAACCCCTGGAGCTGCTCGAGGCGCTGCTCGCGATCGAGCGCGCCCACGGCCGGGTGCGGCGCGAACGCTGGGGCCCGCGCACCCTCGACCTCGACCTGCTCGACCTGGGGGGGCGGGTGCTCGAGCTCCCGGGGCTCTCGCTGCCGCACCCGCACCTGCACGAGCGCGCCTTCGTGCTGGTGCCGCTCGCGGACGTGGCCCCGGACTGGCGCCACCCGCTCCTGGACCGGACGGCCGCCGAGCTGCTCTCGGGGATGGACGCGGGCGGGGTCCGGCCCTGGCGGCCCGCCTAG
- a CDS encoding bifunctional folylpolyglutamate synthase/dihydrofolate synthase, whose amino-acid sequence MSRELLERLARRGMTPGLERIRDLLARLDHPERAFRVVLVGGTNGKGSTARALARILQASGERVGLFTSPHLLDVRERIEVNAAAIAPEALDDLLVRLAPRLEAGGASYFEALAAAALVHFAEQGVTTAVLEVGLGGRFDAVNAADPVLSIITNVALDHTDWLGPTLAHVAREKAGILRPGRPALTAATGAGADFLAAAARARGARLERVAPSHVEVHGYGVAFALGGGVYAAPLMGRHQAANLALAVRAARELGADEAAVRAGLAAVRHPGRLEYRPAERLLLDGAHNPAGARALARALADYFPAGPKILVFAASRDKDASGMAAALAPAFEAVWLTRYPGARAADPAALARFFPAARVEPDPQVALERALEARPPGGLVVAAGSLYLLGALMRERAGFPAEPPR is encoded by the coding sequence TTGAGCCGGGAGCTGCTCGAGCGCCTGGCCCGCCGGGGGATGACCCCCGGACTCGAACGCATACGCGATCTGCTCGCCCGCCTGGACCACCCGGAGCGGGCGTTTCGCGTCGTCCTGGTCGGCGGCACCAACGGCAAGGGCAGCACCGCCCGGGCGCTGGCGCGCATCCTGCAGGCCTCCGGCGAGCGGGTGGGGCTGTTCACTAGCCCCCACCTGCTGGACGTGCGCGAGCGCATCGAGGTGAACGCTGCGGCGATCGCCCCCGAGGCCCTGGACGACCTGCTGGTCCGCCTTGCGCCCCGGCTGGAGGCCGGCGGCGCCAGCTACTTCGAAGCCCTCGCCGCCGCGGCCCTCGTCCACTTTGCCGAGCAGGGGGTCACGACCGCGGTCCTGGAGGTGGGGTTGGGCGGACGTTTCGACGCCGTGAACGCCGCCGATCCGGTGCTTTCGATCATCACCAACGTGGCCCTCGACCACACGGACTGGCTGGGGCCCACGCTCGCCCACGTCGCCCGGGAGAAGGCGGGGATCCTGCGTCCGGGCCGGCCCGCCCTCACCGCGGCGACCGGCGCGGGCGCGGACTTTCTGGCGGCCGCGGCGCGGGCACGGGGCGCCCGGCTCGAGCGGGTGGCGCCGTCGCACGTCGAGGTCCACGGCTACGGCGTCGCCTTCGCGCTGGGCGGCGGGGTCTACGCCGCGCCGCTGATGGGCCGGCACCAGGCGGCGAACCTGGCGCTGGCGGTGCGCGCGGCGCGGGAGCTGGGCGCGGACGAGGCCGCGGTGCGCGCGGGGCTGGCCGCGGTGCGCCATCCGGGGCGGCTCGAGTACCGCCCCGCGGAGCGCCTCCTCCTCGACGGGGCCCACAACCCCGCCGGTGCCCGGGCGCTGGCCCGGGCGCTCGCCGACTACTTTCCCGCGGGCCCCAAGATCCTGGTCTTCGCGGCCTCCCGCGACAAGGACGCGTCCGGCATGGCCGCGGCGCTGGCGCCGGCGTTCGAGGCGGTCTGGCTCACCCGTTACCCGGGCGCGCGCGCGGCCGATCCCGCGGCGCTGGCGCGTTTCTTCCCGGCCGCCCGCGTTGAACCCGACCCGCAGGTCGCCCTCGAGCGCGCGCTCGAGGCGCGTCCGCCCGGGGGGCTGGTGGTGGCCGCGGGCAGCCTCTACCTGCTGGGGGCGCTGATGCGGGAACGCGCGGGCTTCCCCGCCGAACCTCCGCGCTAG
- the perR gene encoding manganese-dependent transcriptional regulator PerR, with protein sequence MAMKRLTRQRKAVLDVVQKARNHPDAAWIYQEVRKIVPSISLGTVYRTLEALVSEGQIAVLARAGEATRYDANPVPHHHLICERCGEIVDLEVELPDLLAPARAAYPELTIHEAKVEFRGLCPACRQTLRS encoded by the coding sequence ATGGCGATGAAGCGCCTGACGCGCCAACGCAAAGCCGTGCTCGACGTGGTGCAGAAGGCCCGCAACCACCCCGACGCCGCCTGGATCTACCAGGAAGTGCGCAAGATCGTGCCCAGCATCAGCCTGGGGACCGTCTACCGCACCCTCGAGGCCCTGGTTTCGGAGGGCCAGATCGCGGTGCTGGCGCGCGCCGGCGAGGCGACCCGCTACGACGCCAACCCGGTGCCGCACCACCACCTGATCTGCGAGCGCTGCGGCGAGATCGTCGACCTCGAGGTCGAGCTGCCCGACCTGCTCGCCCCCGCGCGCGCGGCGTACCCGGAGCTCACGATCCACGAGGCCAAGGTGGAGTTCCGCGGGCTCTGCCCCGCCTGCCGCCAGACCCTGCGGTCTTGA
- the hemC gene encoding hydroxymethylbilane synthase, with product MRVIVVGTRGSLLALTQTRWAVERLKENWPETEFKIKTIQTKGDRGADPREQNIFVGELEEALRRGEIDIAVHSLKDLPTTQPEGLVIAGVPRRVDPRDVFIGRNSVARMADLPKGARIGTSSVRRRAQLLAWRDDLEIVPLRGNVDSRLKRLVSEDLDGIILAAAGLLRLEMRNRIGEFVDPEILLPAPGQGALALEVREGDDMADELAYSLNHAPTRARVLAERGFLHGLGAGCLAPVGALAQIEDDVLVLDAGVLSLDGKTLIRGEIEGDPEEAWELGLELARDVLEAGGREVLAEAAGN from the coding sequence ATGCGCGTTATCGTCGTAGGCACCCGCGGGAGCCTCCTTGCCCTTACCCAAACCCGCTGGGCGGTCGAGCGGCTGAAGGAGAACTGGCCCGAGACCGAGTTCAAGATCAAGACGATCCAGACCAAGGGCGACCGCGGCGCCGACCCGCGGGAGCAGAACATCTTTGTGGGGGAGCTGGAAGAGGCCCTCCGCCGCGGCGAGATCGACATCGCCGTGCACTCGCTCAAGGACCTGCCCACCACCCAGCCCGAGGGCCTGGTGATTGCGGGAGTGCCCCGGCGGGTGGACCCGCGCGACGTCTTCATCGGGCGCAACAGCGTGGCCCGCATGGCCGACCTGCCCAAGGGGGCGCGCATCGGCACCAGCTCGGTGCGGCGGCGGGCGCAGCTGCTGGCCTGGCGCGACGACCTGGAGATCGTGCCGCTGCGCGGCAACGTCGATTCACGGCTCAAACGGCTGGTGAGCGAGGACCTGGACGGGATCATCCTGGCCGCGGCGGGGCTTTTGCGCCTGGAGATGCGCAACCGCATCGGCGAGTTCGTGGACCCCGAGATCCTGCTGCCGGCCCCGGGTCAGGGGGCGCTGGCGCTGGAGGTGCGCGAGGGCGACGACATGGCCGACGAACTGGCCTACAGCCTCAACCATGCCCCGACGCGTGCGCGGGTGCTGGCCGAGCGCGGCTTCCTGCACGGTCTGGGCGCGGGCTGCCTGGCCCCGGTGGGGGCGCTGGCGCAGATCGAGGACGACGTGCTGGTCCTCGACGCCGGGGTGCTCTCGCTGGACGGCAAGACGCTGATCCGCGGAGAGATCGAGGGGGACCCCGAAGAGGCCTGGGAGCTGGGGCTGGAGCTGGCCCGCGACGTGCTCGAAGCCGGCGGCCGCGAGGTGCTGGCCGAGGCGGCGGGCAACTAG
- a CDS encoding SBBP repeat-containing protein translates to MLKSFHDDLRIRTSALAALALLVLNACSPKPAWQADPTALTFSGQVGEAAPPAQTLTLKNAGGGAQPFTLSASAGWIHVAPASGDLDAGATASLQVSAETCTEAGTQTGTLTVGGAATLAVEVTRECAPVAGTLLWASQFGSEDDDDVRGMVVDAPGNTYVVGSNSRRTNTGFVGNVFLVKHDADGNLVWKTEFDSDGDSHNLHQLFVSALGEVYAMGTTQSDFDGSGGNPGESSDVILLKLNADGSIAWKSQLESGGPGDEYLSDYAVGPGGKIYVAGETYGDFSDSNADYSDPTNFLAAFDASGETLWAWSFDRSLSFASTQTLDLDPDGNLIYCGRTIDSQTGRRDAFVEKRDPDANGGLLWHYDLVADSNVTIGDTLVDAAGDVFVYGSTAGSFPGQTNAGLDDVYVAKLNGSGSLLWLTQFGGPGRESAGQIVVDASGNVYLLGSTNGSLDGQTAFGDSDLFVAKLTGSAGDMVWATQFGTSEYDQKETMALGSNGRLIVSGRTQGSFPGFTLNGRMDVVVAAFASDTGQQIWLTQLSSEDNGATENRDWIAGFGLDAAGNAYLAGTTQGVYPGESALGGDDAFVIKVQH, encoded by the coding sequence ATGCTGAAATCTTTCCACGACGACCTGCGAATTCGTACCTCTGCACTCGCCGCTCTGGCACTGCTGGTGCTGAACGCCTGCTCGCCCAAGCCCGCCTGGCAGGCCGACCCCACCGCCCTCACCTTCTCGGGGCAGGTGGGCGAAGCGGCGCCCCCGGCGCAAACACTGACGCTCAAGAACGCCGGCGGCGGCGCCCAGCCGTTCACGCTGAGCGCCAGCGCCGGCTGGATCCACGTCGCCCCCGCTTCGGGCGACCTCGACGCCGGGGCGACCGCGAGCCTCCAGGTCTCGGCCGAGACCTGCACCGAGGCCGGCACCCAAACGGGTACGCTCACCGTGGGCGGCGCGGCCACGCTGGCCGTGGAGGTGACCCGCGAATGCGCCCCCGTGGCCGGTACCCTGCTCTGGGCAAGCCAGTTCGGCAGCGAAGACGACGACGACGTTCGCGGCATGGTCGTCGACGCCCCCGGAAATACCTACGTGGTCGGCAGCAATAGCAGGAGAACGAACACCGGCTTTGTAGGCAACGTCTTCCTGGTCAAGCACGACGCCGACGGAAACCTGGTCTGGAAAACCGAGTTCGACTCCGACGGCGACAGCCACAACCTGCACCAGCTATTCGTCAGTGCGTTAGGAGAAGTTTACGCAATGGGTACCACCCAAAGCGATTTCGACGGCAGCGGCGGCAACCCCGGCGAATCGAGCGACGTAATCCTGCTCAAACTGAACGCCGACGGCAGCATCGCCTGGAAGAGCCAGCTGGAAAGCGGGGGCCCCGGAGACGAGTATCTCTCTGACTACGCCGTCGGTCCTGGTGGAAAGATATACGTCGCCGGAGAAACCTACGGCGATTTCTCCGACTCCAACGCCGACTACAGCGACCCAACGAACTTTCTGGCCGCCTTCGACGCCAGCGGCGAAACGCTGTGGGCCTGGTCCTTCGACCGCAGCTTAAGCTTCGCCAGCACCCAAACTCTTGACCTCGATCCGGACGGCAACCTGATCTATTGCGGCAGAACGATAGATTCACAAACCGGCAGGAGGGACGCGTTCGTCGAGAAGCGAGACCCCGATGCGAACGGGGGGCTCCTCTGGCATTACGACCTCGTTGCCGACTCCAACGTCACCATCGGAGATACCCTGGTAGATGCGGCGGGCGACGTCTTCGTCTACGGAAGCACCGCCGGGAGCTTTCCAGGCCAAACCAACGCCGGCCTCGACGACGTCTACGTAGCCAAGTTAAACGGCAGTGGCAGCCTTTTGTGGCTCACCCAGTTTGGCGGCCCGGGCAGGGAGTCCGCCGGGCAAATCGTCGTAGATGCCTCGGGCAACGTTTACCTGCTGGGCAGCACCAACGGCAGCCTGGACGGCCAGACGGCTTTTGGCGACAGCGACCTCTTCGTGGCCAAGCTAACCGGTTCCGCGGGAGACATGGTCTGGGCGACCCAGTTCGGAACCTCTGAGTACGACCAAAAAGAAACCATGGCGCTGGGTTCGAACGGCCGCCTGATCGTGAGCGGACGCACCCAGGGCAGCTTCCCCGGCTTTACCCTTAACGGCCGGATGGACGTGGTGGTTGCCGCCTTTGCGAGCGATACTGGCCAGCAAATCTGGCTGACCCAGCTCTCCAGCGAAGACAACGGCGCCACCGAAAACCGCGACTGGATCGCGGGCTTCGGCCTCGACGCCGCCGGCAACGCCTACCTGGCGGGCACGACCCAGGGCGTCTACCCCGGTGAGAGCGCGCTGGGCGGAGACGACGCCTTCGTGATCAAGGTGCAGCACTAG